A DNA window from Ctenopharyngodon idella isolate HZGC_01 chromosome 8, HZGC01, whole genome shotgun sequence contains the following coding sequences:
- the mov10b.2 gene encoding putative helicase mov-10-B.2 isoform X1, producing the protein MNRRNRNSHLSLAAVRAIGLDFIEMLEETNRKSITDRNKLRDIYNEEFRDRTDDRVKDPNFSRVIFALRKANKARLSRTGHVYFNSNVRVRLHDQWFRPCRRQQNQATPIQRNVSSLQPPSGQEASVPGPEGGVRGRRRLAKDIVQRLNTTDRSHFIADKHGVRVSSELYMENGKIQISVDRAEVYELKLFVENTGQEAMYFTYYTALHWLQCFTLDDSRKVTRNNPLRLEPGEKYEVTVRFKCSHVGVYSATLAFEFKQNTQPATRPFHIVRFIEAEYRTKLAALLGPTEPFKPLRLNISEPENCKVDEGFPPEGYVQNFLENVLPLGQYTPPPDVPVLAKLLKDDRMLKGKFQEHQSLLQSPLSFHNYAERFDLLLQLEECQMHVDIKRYNKDQVTLSRDRYDKRLMVLYLPGVSENRPSVLRGDHLLLTKSEEVNFSTVTKYKGYVHKVELDQVKLGFSRRFLDHVYIDNMKFRVEFTVNRLPLRLQHRAVHMAVQHNLRDVLFPVGSRSLTPVSPPALRLFDGQLERNPEQYSAVCNIVAGTSKPAPYLVFGPPGTGKTVTIVEAIKQVEKNIPDAYILACAPSNSAADQLCEKLITSQHVDAHKIYRLYASSRNPKDIPKLIKNNSNVNGEMIIFPCKEDLMSYKILVSTLVTAGRLVSGGFPVDHFSHIFVDEAGHAVESETIICVAGLLNAETGQLVLAGDPKQLGPILRSPLAINYGLDVSLLERLMTQNDLYKKDDAEFDKRYVTKLLLNYRSHPSILEVPNELFYDGELKACANEISSNQYCNWEHLPKRGFPVIFHGVPGKDERESNSPSFFNKFEIDIIIDYLKKLLLTQAKRGISRISPRDIGIIAPYRKQVEKIRLVIKSDEDLQKCMCIDDLKVGSVEEFQGQERKVIMVSAVRSSKEHIILDETFSIGFLKNEKRFNVAVTRAKSLFIMVGNPIILRTDEIWGRFIDFCSDQGGYTGLPLTNVEGIEEVEKCLLALNIQDESEETEESVVQQQLNPEWRHDY; encoded by the exons ATGAACAGAAGAAACAGGAATAGCCATCTCTCTCTTGCAGCTGTGCGCGCAATTGGATTGGACTTCATAGAGATGCTAGAGGAAACAAACAGGAAATCCATTACTGACAGAAACAAGCTTAGAGACATCTACAATGAAGAGTTTCGAGACAG GACGGACGATCGTGTCAAAGATCCAAACTTCTCTAGAGTCATCTTTGCATTGAGAAAGGCCAACAAAGCGCGTCTTTCCAGGACAGGTCATGTTTACTTTAACAGCAAT GTCCGGGTGAGACTGCATGATCAATGGTTCAGACCCTGTCGAAGACAGCAAAACCAAGCTACTCCCATTCAGAGAAATGTTAGCTCACTGCAGCCCCCTAGTGGCCAGGAGGCCTCCGTTCCAGGGCCAGAGGGTGGAGTCAGAGGAAGGAGAAGATTGGCAAAAGACATCGTACAGCGATTGAACACTACAGACAG GTCCCATTTTATAGCTGATAAGCATGGGGTGCGGGTGTCCTCAGAGCTCTATATGGAGAATGGAAAGATTCAGATCTCTGTGGATCGGGCAGAAGTTTATGAGCTGAAGCTGTTTGTGGAGAACACCGGTCAAGAGGCCATGTATTTCACATACTACACTGCTCTTCACTGGCTGCAGTGTTTCACTCTGGATGACAGCAGGAAAGTCACACGCAACAATCCACTACGTCTGGAACCAG gaGAAAAGTATGAGGTAACTGTGAGATTCAAATGCAGTCATGTTGGAGTTTATTCAGCTACTTTGGCATTTGAGTTTAAGCAGAACACCCAGCCCGCCACCCGTCCCTTCCACATTGTGCGCTTCATTGAGGCAGAATACAGGACTAAGCTTGCAGCCCTACTGGGTCCTACAGAACCATTCAAACCCCTGAGACTTAACATCTCTGAACCCGAAAACTGTAAAGTGGATGAGGGTTTTCCACCGGAAGG TTATGTACAGAACTTTCTTGAAAATGTTCTGCCACTGGGGCAATACACTCCTCCTCCTGACGTCCCCGTGCTGGCCAAGCTCCTGAAAGATGACCGGATGCTCAAAGGAAAATTTCAGGAACATCA GTCATTACTGCAGAGTCCGCTGAGCTTCCATAATTATGCCGAACGCTTTGATTTACTGCTGCAACTGGAGGAGTGTCAGATGCATGTGGATATCAAGAGATACAACAAAGATCAAGTCACCTTATCCAGGGACCGTTATGACAAAAGACTAATGGTCTTATAC CTCCCTGGTGTATCAGAGAACAGGCCATCAGTCCTGAGGGGAGATCATCTGCTTCTCACCAAGAGTGAGGAGGTCAATTTCTCAACTGTGACCAAATACAAGGGCTACGTCCACAAAGTAGAACTGGACCAGGTCAAACTGGGCTTCTCCAGAAG gtTCCTTGACCATGTATACATAGATAATATGAAGTTCCGTGTGGAGTTCACGGTGAATCGTCTCCCATTAAGACTGCAACACAGAGCTGTACACATGGCGGTCCAGCACAACCTCAGAGATGTGCTGTTCCCCGTGGGCTCAAGGAGTTTGACCCCTGTGTCTCCACCTGCACTGAG ACTCTTTGATGGACAACTTGAGAGGAATCCTGAACAGTACAGTGCAGTATGTAACATTGTGGCAGGTACATCCAAGCCGGCACCGTACTTGGTGTTTGGACCTCCCGGCACTGGTAAAACCGTGACGATAGTGGAGGCCATCAAACAG GTGGAGAAGAATATACCCGATGCCTATATCCTAGCCTGCGCTCCTTCTAACAGTGCAGCTGATCAACTGTGTGAAAAGTTGATCACTAGTCAACATGTTGATGCACATAAAATATACAGACTCTACGCTAGCTCACGCAATCCAAAAGACATCCCTAAACTTATAAAG aACAACAGTAATGTGAATGGAGAGATGATTATTTTCCCATGTAAAGAGGACCTAATGTCCTACAAGATCCTGGTCAGCACTCTTGTCACTGCAGGCAG GCTGGTCAGTGGGGGTTTTCCTGTGGATCATTTTTCACACATCTTTGTGGATGAGGCAGGACATGCTGTGGAGTCAGAGACCATCATCTGTGTGGCAG GACTGCTGAATGCAGAGACTGGGCAGCTTGTTTTGGCTGGGGATCCTAAGCAGCTGGGACCAATCCTGAGATCTCCTCTTGCCATTAATTATGGGCTTG ATGTCTCTTTGCTGGAGAGGCTGATGACACAGAATGATCTTTATAAGAAAGATGACGCTGAGTTTGACAAACGCTACGTCACCAAACTTCTTCTGAATTACAG gtctcatccatccattctgGAGGTTCCTAATGAGCTGTTCTATGATGGGGAGTTGAAGGCATGTGCAAATGAGATCAGCTCCAACCAGTACTGCAATTGGGAGCACCTGCCCAAAAGA GGGTTTCCTGTGATTTTCCATGGAGTTCCTGGGAAGGATGAAAGAGAGTCGAATAGCCCATCATTCTTTAACAAGTTTGAAATCGATATCATCATAGATTACCTGAAGAAGCTGCTCCTGACACAGGCGAAGAGGGGAATCTCTAGAATCTCCCCCAGAGATATTGGCATTATCGCCCCCTACAGGAAACAG GTGGAGAAGATCAGACTGGTTATCAAATCAGACGAGGACCTCCAAAAGTGCATGTGCATTGATGACCTGaaa GTTGGTTCCGTGGAGGAGTTTCAAGGCCAAGAGAGGAAAGTGATCATGGTGTCGGCTGTTCGCAGCAGCAAGGAACACATCATTTTGGATGAAACGTTCAGCATTGGGTTTCTCAAGAATGAGAAg AGATTCAATGTGGCGGTGACAAGAGCAAAATCCCTGTTCATCATGGTGGGAAACCCCATCATTCTGCGGACAGATGAAATCTGGGGCCG GTTTATTGACTTCTGCTCCGATCAGGGTGGTTACACCGGGCTTCCCTTAACCAATGTAGAGGGAATAGAGGAGGTTGAAAAGTGTCTACTTGCTCTTAACATCCAGGATGAGAGTG AGGAAACTGAGGAGAGTGTGGTCCAACAACAACTGAATCCTGAGTGGAGACACGATTACTAA
- the mov10b.2 gene encoding putative helicase mov-10-B.2 isoform X2, translating into MENGKIQISVDRAEVYELKLFVENTGQEAMYFTYYTALHWLQCFTLDDSRKVTRNNPLRLEPGEKYEVTVRFKCSHVGVYSATLAFEFKQNTQPATRPFHIVRFIEAEYRTKLAALLGPTEPFKPLRLNISEPENCKVDEGFPPEGYVQNFLENVLPLGQYTPPPDVPVLAKLLKDDRMLKGKFQEHQSLLQSPLSFHNYAERFDLLLQLEECQMHVDIKRYNKDQVTLSRDRYDKRLMVLYLPGVSENRPSVLRGDHLLLTKSEEVNFSTVTKYKGYVHKVELDQVKLGFSRRFLDHVYIDNMKFRVEFTVNRLPLRLQHRAVHMAVQHNLRDVLFPVGSRSLTPVSPPALRLFDGQLERNPEQYSAVCNIVAGTSKPAPYLVFGPPGTGKTVTIVEAIKQVEKNIPDAYILACAPSNSAADQLCEKLITSQHVDAHKIYRLYASSRNPKDIPKLIKNNSNVNGEMIIFPCKEDLMSYKILVSTLVTAGRLVSGGFPVDHFSHIFVDEAGHAVESETIICVAGLLNAETGQLVLAGDPKQLGPILRSPLAINYGLDVSLLERLMTQNDLYKKDDAEFDKRYVTKLLLNYRSHPSILEVPNELFYDGELKACANEISSNQYCNWEHLPKRGFPVIFHGVPGKDERESNSPSFFNKFEIDIIIDYLKKLLLTQAKRGISRISPRDIGIIAPYRKQVEKIRLVIKSDEDLQKCMCIDDLKVGSVEEFQGQERKVIMVSAVRSSKEHIILDETFSIGFLKNEKRFNVAVTRAKSLFIMVGNPIILRTDEIWGRFIDFCSDQGGYTGLPLTNVEGIEEVEKCLLALNIQDESEETEESVVQQQLNPEWRHDY; encoded by the exons ATGGAGAATGGAAAGATTCAGATCTCTGTGGATCGGGCAGAAGTTTATGAGCTGAAGCTGTTTGTGGAGAACACCGGTCAAGAGGCCATGTATTTCACATACTACACTGCTCTTCACTGGCTGCAGTGTTTCACTCTGGATGACAGCAGGAAAGTCACACGCAACAATCCACTACGTCTGGAACCAG gaGAAAAGTATGAGGTAACTGTGAGATTCAAATGCAGTCATGTTGGAGTTTATTCAGCTACTTTGGCATTTGAGTTTAAGCAGAACACCCAGCCCGCCACCCGTCCCTTCCACATTGTGCGCTTCATTGAGGCAGAATACAGGACTAAGCTTGCAGCCCTACTGGGTCCTACAGAACCATTCAAACCCCTGAGACTTAACATCTCTGAACCCGAAAACTGTAAAGTGGATGAGGGTTTTCCACCGGAAGG TTATGTACAGAACTTTCTTGAAAATGTTCTGCCACTGGGGCAATACACTCCTCCTCCTGACGTCCCCGTGCTGGCCAAGCTCCTGAAAGATGACCGGATGCTCAAAGGAAAATTTCAGGAACATCA GTCATTACTGCAGAGTCCGCTGAGCTTCCATAATTATGCCGAACGCTTTGATTTACTGCTGCAACTGGAGGAGTGTCAGATGCATGTGGATATCAAGAGATACAACAAAGATCAAGTCACCTTATCCAGGGACCGTTATGACAAAAGACTAATGGTCTTATAC CTCCCTGGTGTATCAGAGAACAGGCCATCAGTCCTGAGGGGAGATCATCTGCTTCTCACCAAGAGTGAGGAGGTCAATTTCTCAACTGTGACCAAATACAAGGGCTACGTCCACAAAGTAGAACTGGACCAGGTCAAACTGGGCTTCTCCAGAAG gtTCCTTGACCATGTATACATAGATAATATGAAGTTCCGTGTGGAGTTCACGGTGAATCGTCTCCCATTAAGACTGCAACACAGAGCTGTACACATGGCGGTCCAGCACAACCTCAGAGATGTGCTGTTCCCCGTGGGCTCAAGGAGTTTGACCCCTGTGTCTCCACCTGCACTGAG ACTCTTTGATGGACAACTTGAGAGGAATCCTGAACAGTACAGTGCAGTATGTAACATTGTGGCAGGTACATCCAAGCCGGCACCGTACTTGGTGTTTGGACCTCCCGGCACTGGTAAAACCGTGACGATAGTGGAGGCCATCAAACAG GTGGAGAAGAATATACCCGATGCCTATATCCTAGCCTGCGCTCCTTCTAACAGTGCAGCTGATCAACTGTGTGAAAAGTTGATCACTAGTCAACATGTTGATGCACATAAAATATACAGACTCTACGCTAGCTCACGCAATCCAAAAGACATCCCTAAACTTATAAAG aACAACAGTAATGTGAATGGAGAGATGATTATTTTCCCATGTAAAGAGGACCTAATGTCCTACAAGATCCTGGTCAGCACTCTTGTCACTGCAGGCAG GCTGGTCAGTGGGGGTTTTCCTGTGGATCATTTTTCACACATCTTTGTGGATGAGGCAGGACATGCTGTGGAGTCAGAGACCATCATCTGTGTGGCAG GACTGCTGAATGCAGAGACTGGGCAGCTTGTTTTGGCTGGGGATCCTAAGCAGCTGGGACCAATCCTGAGATCTCCTCTTGCCATTAATTATGGGCTTG ATGTCTCTTTGCTGGAGAGGCTGATGACACAGAATGATCTTTATAAGAAAGATGACGCTGAGTTTGACAAACGCTACGTCACCAAACTTCTTCTGAATTACAG gtctcatccatccattctgGAGGTTCCTAATGAGCTGTTCTATGATGGGGAGTTGAAGGCATGTGCAAATGAGATCAGCTCCAACCAGTACTGCAATTGGGAGCACCTGCCCAAAAGA GGGTTTCCTGTGATTTTCCATGGAGTTCCTGGGAAGGATGAAAGAGAGTCGAATAGCCCATCATTCTTTAACAAGTTTGAAATCGATATCATCATAGATTACCTGAAGAAGCTGCTCCTGACACAGGCGAAGAGGGGAATCTCTAGAATCTCCCCCAGAGATATTGGCATTATCGCCCCCTACAGGAAACAG GTGGAGAAGATCAGACTGGTTATCAAATCAGACGAGGACCTCCAAAAGTGCATGTGCATTGATGACCTGaaa GTTGGTTCCGTGGAGGAGTTTCAAGGCCAAGAGAGGAAAGTGATCATGGTGTCGGCTGTTCGCAGCAGCAAGGAACACATCATTTTGGATGAAACGTTCAGCATTGGGTTTCTCAAGAATGAGAAg AGATTCAATGTGGCGGTGACAAGAGCAAAATCCCTGTTCATCATGGTGGGAAACCCCATCATTCTGCGGACAGATGAAATCTGGGGCCG GTTTATTGACTTCTGCTCCGATCAGGGTGGTTACACCGGGCTTCCCTTAACCAATGTAGAGGGAATAGAGGAGGTTGAAAAGTGTCTACTTGCTCTTAACATCCAGGATGAGAGTG AGGAAACTGAGGAGAGTGTGGTCCAACAACAACTGAATCCTGAGTGGAGACACGATTACTAA
- the LOC127517236 gene encoding putative helicase mov-10-B.1 isoform X2: MYFTYYSALHWLQCFTLEDSRRVTRNNPLHLEPGETYEVTLKFKSDYMGVNLATLAFEFKKDTLSATRPFHIVRFIEAVCRSELAAQLGPTEPFKPQRLETNEPMRCNIDEGIPPESSTQNFLQLVVPLELYHLPSYISDLVEVLKVNRLRVQLREQKSLLESDLSFLNYNKRFDLLLYLEEDQMRLDIKRYNKKDVSMKKDQDRRLLVLELPGVSENRPSVLRGDHLLLTKSEEVNFSTVTKYKGYVHRVELDQVKLGFSRRLLDGFIDNMKFHVEFTVNRLPLRLQHRAVHKAVQHDLRDVLFPVGSRTISPVSPPALRLFDQQLEKNHEQKTAVCNIVAGTSKPAPYLVFGPPGTGKTVTIVEAIKQVEKNIPTAYILACAPSNSAADQLCEKLITSQHVDARKIYRLYASSRNPNDIPQVLQDNSNVEKGMIIFPCKEDLMSHKILVSTLVTAGRLVSGDFPVDHFSHIFVDEAGHAVEPETIISVGGLLKAETGQLVLAGDPKQLGPILRSPFAIKYGLGLSLLERLMTKNELYQKGTTGYDNRYVTKLLRNYRSHPSILKVPNELFYDGELLACADEISSNQYCNWEHLPKRGFPVIFHGVIGKDDRESNSPSFFNTSEIDIIVDYLKKLLLTQAKKGIAKISPKEIGIIAPYRKQVEKIRKAIRITRELKSCTGIEELKVGSVEEFQGQERKVIIVSTVRSSKELFTLDETFNIGFLKNEKRFNVAVTRAKALLIMVGNPIILKTDATWDRFINYCIEKEGYTGYNISNLEGTEEVVERLIALNIHEEITVETEESVVQQYENPAWRHEH, translated from the exons gtgaaaCGTATGAGGTGACCTTGAAATTTAAATCAGATTATATGGGAGTTAATTTAGCCACTCTGGCATTTGAGTTTAAGAAAGATACCCTGTCCGCCACCCGTCCTTTCCACATTGTGCGCTTCATTGAGGCAGTGTGCAGGTCTGAGCTTGCAGCTCAACTGGGTCCTACAGAACCATTCAAACCTCAAAGGCTTGAGACCAATGAGCCAATGAGATGCAACATAGATGAGGGCATTCCACCTGAGAG TTCTACCCAAAACTTCTTGCAATTAGTGGTGCCACTGGAGCTTTACCATCTTCCTTCTTACATCTCTGACTTAGTCGAGGTCCTGAAAGTCAACCGACTCAGAGTACAGCTCCGGGAACAAAA GTCATTACTTGAGAGTGATCTGAGTTTTCTTAACTACAATAAGCGCTTTGATTTACTGTTGTACCTGGAGGAGGATCAAATGCGTCTGGACATCAAGAGATATAACAAAAAAGATGTGTCCATGAAAAAGGACCAGGACAGACGACTGCTGGTCTTAGAG CTCCCTGGTGTATCAGAGAACAGGCCATCAGTCCTGAGAGGAGATCATCTGCTTCTCACCAAGAGTGAGGAGGTCAATTTCTCAACTGTGACCAAATACAAGGGCTACGTCCACAGAGTAGAACTGGATCAGGTCAAACTGGGCTTCTCCAGAAG GCTGCTTGACGGTTTCATAGATAATATGAAGTTCCATGTGGAGTTCACGGTGAATCGTCTCCCATTAAGACTGCAACACAGAGCTGTACACAAGGCGGTTCAGCACGACCTCAGAGATGTGCTGTTCCCCGTGGGCTCAAGGACTATTAGCCCTGTGTCTCCACCTGCACTGAG aCTCTTTGATCAACAGCTTGAGAAGAACCATGAACAGAAAACTGCAGTATGTAACATCGTGGCCGGTACGTCCAAGCCGGCACCATACTTGGTGTTTGGACCTCCTGGCACTGGTAAAACCGTCACGATAGTGGAGGCCATCAAACAG GTGGAGAAGAATATACCCACTGCCTATATCCTAGCCTGCGCTCCTTCTAACAGTGCAGCTGATCAACTGTGTGAAAAGTTGATCACTAGTCAACATGTCGATGCACGTAAAATATACAGACTCTACGCTAGCTCACGCAATCCAAATGACATCCCTCAAGTCTTACAG gaCAACAGTAATGTGGAAAAAGGAATGATTATTTTCCCATGTAAAGAGGATCTAATGTCCCACAAGATTCTGGTCAGCACTCTTGTCACCGCAGGCAG GCTGGTCAGTGGGGATTTTCCTGTGGATCATTTTTCTCACATCTTTGTGGATGAGGCAGGACATGCTGTGGAGCCAGAGACCATCATCAGTGTGGGAG GACTGTTGAAAGCAGAGACTGGGCAGCTTGTTTTGGCTGGAGATCCCAAGCAGCTGGGACCAATCCTGAGATCTCCTTTTGCCATTAAATACGGACTGG GTCTTTCTTTGCTGGAGAGGCTGATGACAAAGAATGAACTTTATCAGAAAGGTACTACAGGATACGACAACCGTTATGTCACCAAACTGCTGCGGAACTACAG gtctcatccatccattctgAAGGTTCCTAATGAGCTGTTCTATGATGGGGAGTTGCTGGCATGTGCAGATGAGATCAGCTCTAACCAGTACTGCAACTGGGAGCACCTGCCCAAAAGA GGATTTCCTGTGATTTTCCATGGAGTGATTGGAAAGGATGACAGAGAGTCAAACAGCCCCTCCTTTTTCAACACCTCTGAAATCGACATCATCGTGGACTACCTGAAGAAGCTGCTCCTGACACAGGCCAAGAAAGGCATTGCAAAAATCTCCCCCAAAGAGATTGGCATTATCGCCCCCTACAGGAAACAG gTTGAGAAAATCAGGAAAGCCATCAGAATTACCAGGGAGCTTAAATCCTGCACAGGCATTGAAGAGTTGAAG GTTGGTTCCGTGGAGGAGTTTCAAGGCCAAGAGAGGAAAGTGATCATTGTGTCAACTGTTCGCAGCAGCAAGGAACTCTTCACTTTGGATGAAACATTCAATATTGGGTTTCTCAAGAATGAGAAG AGATTCAACGTGGCGGTGACGAGAGCAAAAGCCCTGCTGATCATGGTGGGAAACCCCATCATTCTAAAAACAGACGCAACCTGGGACAG GTTTATTAATTACTGCATTGAGAAGGAAGGTTATACTGGATATAATATTTCCAACTTAGAGGGAACAGAGGAGGTTGTTGAGCGTCTGATCGCTCTAAACATCCACGAGGAGATCACAG TGGAAACAGAGGAGAGTGTGGTTCAGCAATATGAAAATCCTGCATGGAGACATGAACATTAA